The Aphelocoma coerulescens isolate FSJ_1873_10779 chromosome 15, UR_Acoe_1.0, whole genome shotgun sequence genome segment TTGTGGCTCACCAGCAGTGACTATGACCATGCCATTGCCTCCTGCCTCTGTGAGAAGCTCCGATGCACCCAGCTCCCCTCGGAACAGAGCAGTGTGGGATGAACCCCACTGAGCCCTCTCTTAAAACAGACACAGTGCAGATGACTGCAAATAAATGCTTTACTAGGAGCTGGATATGACATAACCCTGCTGGAGGGTAAAGCCCccttcctggagcagctctccaaCCTTTGGGACTCAGCACATCTACCCTTAGCACCTGGCGCTTTCTGCTGAGGGTTTCATCCTGTCCCATGCAGGCGGGATACTGCTgcccagtgctgggagcagctaAACCTCTGGGCACAGCAAAGGACTGCAAGGAATGCTGCTCCTCCTGACTGGCCAGGGATAATGGGCTTTGAGGACGGGAGGGCATCAACCAGCACACAGGCCCCTCGGAATGCCTACAAGTACCCAGGAAGCCCCTGCTTGGGGCTGAATCTGCCTAGGGCATCCTCGGGGCAGAGGCTACACAGCACCAAGCAAGAGTGGGGGGGGAAAACTTTGCCACCCTATGACACCATCCCCAGCTGCCATAACATCCTTATTCCCTACACTGGAGACTGGCTGCAGGACCCTGACTCAAGTGTGGCACTCCTTGCTAGAGGTCTGGGTGTTCATCCTTGTCACGTTTGGGTGGGGTCTTGCCATGAGCAGTGGGTGCTTGGGGGAGCAGCAGTGTTGGCAGAGGCTTGGCAGGGGCAAACTGGAATTCCTCCGGCACAGGGGCATCAGGTGTCTCCTTGCGGTAGAAGCCCAACTCCTGCACCAGCTGGTTGATCTCTTCCCGGGTCATGTCACTCAGGGGAATTCTCTGTACCCAGACAGGGGCTGTAGCCTGGCACCTGTGGGGCACTGACCACCCCAGGCCCTgtagcagcaggtgctgcacTGCCCACTCACCTCTAGCTCCTCATACCGGTGGCTGAGAAGCACAAGCTCAGGGTCAGCACCAGGCAGGTGTTTCATCTCCAGGTTATGGCTGGGCAATGTGTCAAGGAGTGGGCAGCACTGGTCAGGCCCATGCAACCCCCatgcccatcccatcccatcccatcccatcccatccccttcTATCCTCTTTCACATCCCATTCCTTCCTGCCTGTCCTGTACCATCCTCCATCCCAGCCCATCTTCTCTCATATCCCACCCCCTCTCACCCCATCTGTTCTGTCCCACATCCCATCCTTCACTGAAtaccatcccattctgtcccccatGTAATACCGTTCCATCCTCCATCACATCCCCCAACGACCCGTCCTCCACTCCCCACCAAACCCCATCCTCCCTCAGCCCGTCCTCCCCCATACTACATTCCCTCACAACCTGTCCcgctcccatcccatcccacagggACCCCAGCGCTGCAGCCGCCGCCGGTGGGTACTAGAGCGGGATGTCCTGGGTGACGAACGCCTTCACCTGCGGAGAGTGGCCGGCCGGGCCCGGCTCAGCGCGGAGAAGCCCCGActccccagcccggcccggccccgatACCTACCTCCCTGAGACGGTTCAGCCGTCACCCGCCGCAGGTCTGCGGGGGGGACACCCCATCAGGCACCCGGCGGGCACCGGTTGGCCCCCAGcgcgccccgcagcccccgcccgcGCTCACCTCCACCTTGCCGCGGGTCAGGTCCCGCAGCACGGCCCTGCGGAGCCGGGGGTGCTCCGAGCCGCCGCCCACCGCCAGCgccaccaccagcagcagccacagacaCGGCCCCGACGGCAACGCCCGCATCGCTCCCGCCGCTGCCACGTCTGGCGCGGCGCGGGCACGCGCACGGCACGGCGCATGAGCAGCGACTCGCGCACACAAACACGTGCACGCACAAACGCGCGCACAGACATGCGCACACACGTGCTCGCACACACGGACATGCGCACACACGTACGCACCGTGTGAGTGGCGCGTAACTTCCGCGAGCACGCACCGTGCACAGACCCTGCACCACACAGACCAACAGCACCACCCACAGCAGCCCGCACACAGCAACACACAACACCGTGCACAGACCCTGCACCACACAGACCAACAGCACCACCCACAGCAGCCCGCACACAGCAACACACAACACCGTGCACAGATCGACACACAGAGGCCAACACCAccaatacacacacacaacaccACACACCAAGACCACCAACATACACATTGTGCACAGACCATTGTGCAACACCACACACACAACAACTACACATACACACAGCAACACACACAGTGTGCACAGACTGacacacacaaaacacacacCACCAACAACCCCCATACCCCAACACCACATGCCAACACATACATACCCCAACACCACATGCCAACACATACATGCCAACAGCACACACCAATACACACACCCCAACACCACACACCACTTGCACAGATCAACATGCACACCAACAACACCACACACCCCAACACCACAAACACCATCTCACACACCTGCACCGCACACACCCACATGACACCTGCACTGCACACATCCACAGTAGGCACACTGACACTGACATAGCGCAAAAACACGCAGAGACACCCATGTCAGTGTGTGCATTCACACACAGCTGTGCACACTCACACACCCTCTTGCATACACAgctgtacacacacacatgcacaggtGCGTGCACACAGTCCTGCATACATCTATATGCAGTTTTCACAATAGCACATGGGTACAGACGCACTGCTACCCCCCTTCCAGTTGCTCCCAGCCATGCCTACAGCTGCACATATTAGCCTACACAGCAGTGCACCAGTACACACCAGCACCTCAGTCACATGTGCAGTGGTGTGCAGACACATGCTGATCTACATGTACACACAGCTGTATGCACACACTGCACACACTCATCTGAGGCACATCCACATGCAAACCATCATGTACCCCTGCACACACCCATCTCAAACCCCTGCCccccactgcagctgcacacaAACACCCATGCACAGGCACATCCCATACACAGGTCATGGGGTCTTGGATTGACTGAGGATGGAGGCAGATCTGGGGTCTCTGGTCCCATCACCTGTTCAGGCAGGGTCACCCAGAGCCAGGGGCCGAGGACAGTCTCCATGTGGTTTTTGGGAATATCCAAGGATGGAGATTGCATACCTTCCTAAGCATCTTGGGCCAGGGGAAAGTGTTTCCTGACATGCAGAGGGACCCTCTTGCATTCTGGTTTGTGCCTGTGGCCTCTGGTCCTGccactgggcactgctgagtaGAGCCAATCCCTGTCCTCTACACTTTTCCTCAGATATTTATCTACATGGATGAGATCCCCCTGAGCTTCCTCTGCTCTGGGAGGCACAGTCCCAGGTCTCACAGCTTATCCTTATATGAAAGATGCTCCAGCCATTCCTGCTTGGGGCCCTTCACTGTATTCCCTCCAGCATGTCCACGTCTCCAGGACTTGCTCTTGGGAGCTCtgcactggacacagcactcacaGGCACCTTCGTGACCTCCTGTGACCTGCTGACAACACCCCAGCGCAGCCCAGGATGTCATTCGCCTGCTTTGCTCTGAGGAGACGCTGAGCTCATGGTCAATGTGGTGCACTTGCAAGGACAGGTGTTGCAAGGACAGGTGTGAAGGGACAGATGCGCACACGCAAAGAAAGGCTTTCgggggcagagggagggagcgaggTAAGAGCGGTCACGTGAGCTGGGCGGGGCGGCAGGTGCgcgaggggcggggccgctccTGCGCCTTTAAGGCGCCACGCAGGTGGTAGGTGTTGACGTCACTGTGTGGCTGCGTCACGGGGTGGGGCCGCAAGGTGCGTGGGGCCGGGTCGGGGTCGCTCCGGTCTCTTCTTGCCGATGGACCCGGCCAGGCGCGGCAGCGCCGACCGGGGCCCGGCCGCCGGCGCGGGGTGCCGACCCGGCCCCTCGCGCGGCCCCGGGAGCGCGGCTCGGCTCCCGCCCGATGCTGGGGTTTCGGCGGCGCCTTTCCTCGGCAGCGGCGTCCCGGGCGGCCGTAGGAGCTCCCGACCGGATGCCGCGTGCGACCCCTTCGGGCACGGCTGCCCACGGCGCGCAGGGACCGAGGAGCGGCCCCCGGCCCGGACCCCGCCGGAGGGGCTCCCGCTGCCGGCCCTGCTGCCCCCCATCCCGGGCGGCCCCCCGTCCCCGGCAGCGCCCGGCCGAGCCGCCTTCCCCGCGCCGGGCTCGCCGGAGCGGCGGGAGATGCTGCCCAAGGCGGAGTCCAGCGACCACATCGCGGCCTGGGCGGGCCCCGCCATGCCCCGCGCCCCCACGCTGCCCAAGGCCGTGTCCAGCGAGttcctcgccggcgggcgggcgggcctGACCCCCCGAGCGGAGCCGGGCGAGCTACCCGTCCTCGCCGGGCCCCTCGGCCGGCTCGGCCCTGGCGACGTCTGCGATCCGCTGCCGGACTGCCCGGACCGGGCCCCGGAGGACGGCGCGTTCCGGTGAGTGGGGCTGCGGGGCGCTCGCGGGGACGGGGCTCGTAGTGCCGTGGGAGCAGCACCCGCTGTGCGCTGGAGGTGCCCCCTTCTTCCCACTGTGGTGGGTTCAGCAGGGTTGGCGTGCGGGGCTGCAGGCATGCTCCTGGCGGGGAGGATGCCTGGTACCCACCGTTCGTGGGGGATGTCGTGATAGAGACATCGACTGTAGAGTGGGTGCCACCTACCCCCCCTGTCCCCGAGCACTGGGGCTAGCGTGGCGCTGCTCTCCTTCCCTATTGAAACGTGTCCCTTGTGTCTGAGGCTCCTCCTGTCACTATCAAAAGAGCCTGCGGGCCCTTTGCTGGTGCTCGTTGCGCAATGGCATTAATGTGTTGAGACGGATGTGGCTTTGCGTTGGTGAAGGACACCGCTGCggggctgcagcactgctgtcacatgtgctgccctggcctttgtggctggcaggggctgggaactGAGATCCGGGTCCTTTTCCCCGGGAACCTGAGCTTTCCTggagaaggggggggggaagcagTTTTCCAGAGACACCCTGTCTCGCAGCCTGcctgctgtgccagcctgcCTGTGTTAGCTGGTGGTGATGGAGACAAGGGCTCTTTGTGCTGATTTCTAGAATTTCAGGTGCAGATCTTGGGGGGTCTTGGAGGCAAGGACCTGTCTCCCTCATATGGGAATTAAGGACCTGGTGTATATGCCATGACTAAGCTTCAGCCTTGGCTACTTCTATTGCCAGCAAAAAGCTTctttggcagagctgggggctgaACAGGGGTACAGAGAACCCCTCCAAGCCCCTATGTTAGCCTGTTCTTCCTTTGTCCTCCCAAGCATCACAGTGGTCACCTGGAACGTAGGTACAGCCATGCCCCCAAATGATGTGACATCCCTGCTGCACCTCAACACGGGCGAGACAAACGATGTGGACATGATCGCCATCGGGTAAGAGAATGAGGTGCGGCTCCCCCTTCTCCTTACCCTCTCCCCCTCTGGCAAATCCCCTTTTTGGGGAATCCCCAGAGCTCTGGCAGACAAGGAATGGAAGCGTCAGTCTCCCATGGGGCATGGGGAGTAGGAAGGAGTGTGCATCACAAATGATAGCATATCAGAAAAGGTGATGGAGAATCAGCTCCTGGTAAAATGGGAATGCTGAGAGAAACTGAAACCCTTGAGTACTGATTAGACTTGAATCCTAATCAAGCCTGAGGCTGCCTATGCTGGGCCACGTGAGCCCTGCTCTTGCTGTGAGCCGTGGTGGTCCTTGGGTCAGGTCTGTCAAGGCAATTGACTCACCTGGCCAAGTCCTCTGGGAGCATTCTCCTCTCTGCTTTTGCATGTGGCATGCAGGCCTCAAGGGCATAGATCTGCTGTTCTCCCGTGGCTGGATTGGCTCCATGCCCCTGGTACATAGACCTGCTGGCAGGGCAGTGCCACAGCACTGTGGTGAGGCTGGTGAGGTGAGGGTGTCTGTCCCTCAAAGACTGCAGTGGTATGTGAATTCCTGCTAAGGCCAGGGATGTGTGGTCCTTGCACAGGGAGCAGGAAGCAGCCTCTGCCTATAGGTGTGAGGTGGAAGAGCTGGATCTGCCTCCAGGACtgccccagagctcccagacaCAGGACCATAGTGGTGTAAGGGCTGAGGCTGCCAAGGCTATGATGCTGTGTTGGAGCCagcctcccagttccctcagccttgCAGGCCAGTGGAATGAGTTTGTGTGGGCTGCAAAGGTCAACCTGAGCTGCATGGATAGGGTGAGGGGTGTAGCTGACAGTGAGGGACCTGCTGGGACCATGTTCCGGCCCGGGCAAGGTGTCCTGCTTACTCCTCACTTCCTGGCATTTCTGCCTGGCTGCGTCCTTCCTTGGACCTGTGTCTTTGTGCTCCAAGTACTCGATATTTTTGGGCAAGACATTTCCTGATGGTGCTGTTCTCTATGGatgtttttccctctcttcatTAATTGCTGAGCTGGGAGAAGCACTATTAACTTTCTGGTTGCTGCTGCTCCGAGCTGCGTTGCTCAAATACATCTGGACACTTGGTTCTGTAGAGACTAATTTGACTGAAAGGCCCCATAAGCCCCTCTTGCACCTTGAGATGGGCTTCAGGCTTCTGCTCAACCCTGTGCAGCTTAACTGCTTCTGCTTTAGAAAGGGCCAAGGCCTCCTGGATTCAGGGCCACTTGTGCCTCCTGCCAGCACATGGCCCAGAATCACTGGAGCAAAGACATGGCTGGTTTGTGCTCTAAAATCAGTGTCTTCCCTTGAACTGCCCTTCccaccctgtcctgctgcccagcaTTGTGCTTTGGCACCTCTCCTGAGTTCTCACTAACTGGGACACAGATGCTTTCCTGGTGTGGCTGAAGGACCTGTACGTTTCCTCTCAGGCTGCAGGAGGTGAACTCCAAGATAAACAAGCGCTTGAAGGATGCCCTCTTCACAGATCAGTGGAGCGAACTCTTCATGGATGTGCTCAGCCCCTTCCACTTCATCCTGGTAAGGAGTCCCAAAGGAGCTGGCAGCTGGTGTTCTCTCTGCCTGCCAGGCAGGTGGGACACAGAGACAGAGAGCTGGACTGCAGGATGGAGGGAGGTGCGGTGGGAGAGCTGGCTGGAGAGACAGCCTACAGCCATCCAAGCAGCAGGGACCGCTGCTGCATCTCACCCAGTGAGTTGTTTGGCTTGTGTCACTCTGCTCCCTTTCCTGTGCTTATGCTTCCCCTCTGGTGCTTTGAGGTGACTTTGTTGCTGACTACATTGAACTACGGTGAGGAGGTGGATGTGGGAACCggcctgtgctgctggcagtaGCCTGCAAGGCTCCGAGCAGGCTCAGCTTCCCCAGTCAGGTTCATCTCCCCAAGGCATTTGCCTCAGAGCATATGTAAGCCCAGTATCACTGAGGCTCAGGTTTGGCTGTCAGTGTTCAGGAGGGTATGTACAGATCTCTGAACCAAATGTGCTGTTAGTCacctgtgggatggggaggcACACGAAGGGTGGAGGTGCTGCCCCATGGCCTGGAGTGGGGGAAGTTGTCCTGCTGTCCCTAGGCTCTCTACCATCCTACCTCCAGCCCTTGCTCCCATTCCAGGTCAGCACAGTGCGGATGCAAGGTGTGATCCTGCTGGTGTTTGCCAAGTACTACCACCTGCCCTTCCTGCAGGACATCCAGACAGACTGcaccaggacagggctggggggataCTGGGTGAGTGTggccctggggggagatggCAAGGGGTTGGCTTCCCAAGGAGTCATGGGATTCTCTTGGTGCAGGGCAACAAGGGTGGGGTGAGCGTTCGTCTCTCCATCTTCGGCCACATGGTCTGCTTCCTGAATTGCCACCTGCCAGCACACCTGGAGAAGGCAGAGCAGCGCAAGGAGGATTTTGCCACCATACTGCACATGCAGCAGTTTGAGGGGCCTGTGGCCAACGGCATCCTGGACCATGAGTGCGTACCCCACCACTTTCCTCCCCAGTCTGGGCTCTAGTGCCAGCCCCAGTCCTTGACCACATCCATGTAGGGTCTGGGGTCTGTCCCCTgcatcccagcacagcctggagatCAGGTCTTGCATGCAGAGCTGGCCCAGCATGGACTCAGTGTGGTGGGATAGGTGTTTAGAGGGGTCTTGGTCTCATCACATTCAGGGCTGGTACAGCTCAAGCCTTACTAGCACTGTTGGGGTTTGGGACTAGTGAGGCAGAGCTCACAGCTCTGTCCTGGTatcctggctgtgctgtctgAATCCAATGGGTGCCTCACTGTGGACATTTTCACCCTCAGTTTCAGCTTGGGGAAGTCTGGCCCATTTGGCTAATGATGCTTGGTCCTACCTGCAGAATCCTGGCAGCTGgccaggctgccagctgagcactgacctgtgccagtgttccCAAGAGCATCTGTGCTGTGGGATAAGGCTGCCCCTAGGCTGGGGACATCTTACCCctgctgtgctggctctggcagcctcagccCTTTCAGCCTGTTGCCCTCGCTCCCATCCACAGCCTCGTGTTCTGGTTTGGGGACCTCAATTTCCGCATCGAGAGCCTGGACATCTGCTTTGTGAAGTATGCCATTGACAGCAATGTCCTGAGCCAGCTCTGGGAGAAGGAtcaggtgagggacaggcatGCTGGCAGCCTACACTGGACCCCAAGCAGTGATTGACTCTCCCCAAAACTGCCCAtgcagctgtgggacagggcaTGTCCTCTTGCAGCCCATAGGACATGAAGGGCCCAGGCTCTCATGTCTCTGGGGAGAGGAAGGGGCAGCAGAGTCTCAGGTCAGTCTGGATGGAACTGGGCACACTTCCCTCATCAGTGAGTGAGGAAGAGCTGAGGCATTGAGTCTACAGACTAGCTGCTGGCATAGACGGACAAACCCTGAGAGCTGTGGGAGCTGGCAGGAACGGGATAGGGATGTCAGTGTGTGAGGGTGGAGAGATCTTGGTGGGCTTTGCAGAGGGGTCTAGCTATGGGGGCTACTGTGCTCCTTGATGTGCTCTCTTCCCCACAGCTGAACATTGCCAAAAGCACCTGGCCTGTTCTCAGAGGCTTCCAGGAGGGACCCCTGAACTTCCCACCCACTTTCAAGTTTGATGTGGGCACCAACAAGTACGACAGCAGGTAGGAGAGGAGAGCTGGGCATGAGGTGGGGCTGAGAGATGCAGGAGCAGTGGGACTCAGAGCCAGGGTGGGTGCTGGTGTGGATGGGTGAGGGCACAGGCTGGACTGGGATGTGATGGCAATGCTGGTGCCAGTGCAGGtctgtccctgcagctgtgctgagtGGAGTGCCAAGATGAGCTGCATCCCCTGCCCACATGTGGTGTAGTGCCGGGGGAGGCAGTTTGGGTCAGAGCCCACTGCCCGGCAAGAGATGCCTCTCtgtgccctgcagtgccaagaaGCGAAAACCTGCTTGGACTGACCGCATCCTGTGGAAGATAAAACCTCCCAGCAAGGGgtggggcacaggtgggcaccgGCCCAGCCAGGGTGTGCTGTCAGTGAGCCAGCTGTGCTACTGCAGTCACATGGAATACACCGTCAGCGACCACAAGCCAGTAGCTGCCATCTTCGCCGTGCAGGTGAGCACTGTCCAGGACTGCTGGGAACACAGGCAGGACCTGCAGGGCTGGCCCAGCCTTGTGTGTGTGGGGTTTACTTCTGTTTGGCAAGCTCAGCTGCCTTGCCCCTGAGTGGGGGCTTCTGCGGGTATATGCGCAggagccctgggcagcagaggcagctcttTGCCATGCCCTTGCTCACCACGTACCTGTCTCTGACAGTTTGCTTCCAAGGTGGACAAGCCCCAGGTTGAGATTTATGTGGCTGACGAGTGGAGCAGGCCTGAGCAAGCAGTTGTCAGGTACAAGATGGCTGTTGGCTTCCACCGGAGCTCCTGGGACTGGATAGGACTCTACCGGGTAGGGGcttgggggctgctggggctggagggagtggggagcacTGCACAGCACTGTGGGGTCCCTTCTGAGCTACCCCCCACCAGCGAACATGGTGAGGGCATGGAGCTGTGCCCTCCCCTTGGCATCATGACGTGGTCCTGCTTCAGGAGGCTCAGGTCTAGCAgttccctcttcctcctgctctgtggGCCCCACAGGGCCTCAGGGCACACGTGGGAGGGTGCAAGGCAGCTCTGGGTCACCCTGTGTGAGGCAGAGGGGGCTGAGCAAGAGGAGAGTGAAGGGTGATGGTGCCGAGTGGGGCT includes the following:
- the INPP5J gene encoding phosphatidylinositol 4,5-bisphosphate 5-phosphatase A isoform X2, translating into MDPARRGSADRGPAAGAGCRPGPSRGPGSAARLPPDAGVSAAPFLGSGVPGGRRSSRPDAACDPFGHGCPRRAGTEERPPARTPPEGLPLPALLPPIPGGPPSPAAPGRAAFPAPGSPERREMLPKAESSDHIAAWAGPAMPRAPTLPKAVSSEFLAGGRAGLTPRAEPGELPVLAGPLGRLGPGDVCDPLPDCPDRAPEDGAFRITVVTWNVGTAMPPNDVTSLLHLNTGETNDVDMIAIGLQEVNSKINKRLKDALFTDQWSELFMDVLSPFHFILVSTVRMQGVILLVFAKYYHLPFLQDIQTDCTRTGLGGYWGNKGGVSVRLSIFGHMVCFLNCHLPAHLEKAEQRKEDFATILHMQQFEGPVANGILDHDLVFWFGDLNFRIESLDICFVKYAIDSNVLSQLWEKDQLNIAKSTWPVLRGFQEGPLNFPPTFKFDVGTNKYDSSAKKRKPAWTDRILWKIKPPSKGWGTGGHRPSQGVLSVSQLCYCSHMEYTVSDHKPVAAIFAVQFASKVDKPQVEIYVADEWSRPEQAVVRYKMAVGFHRSSWDWIGLYRVMFSEEALPKGNGEYILGYYSNTSSSIAGVTEPFQISLPRSEEGSSSTDSSGSSSEEDDSTLVLLAPKSRSPSPGKMKRHRSRSPSLAKFQGLILRPSSRDRGTSRSPSPQSRRSLPRNIPTIHLPQEELGYHGVKGKELGQAAESLEGSSFYQTVEEQGGLRRVAADSPLARADPRNLGLLPALRLEMIDQALGRRWESADQGYYPCRKMSPTSLPGCGTSPKEGHNPQELDRHSCAMGH
- the SELENOM gene encoding selenoprotein M isoform X2, encoding MRALPSGPCLWLLLVVALAVGGGSEHPRLRRAVLRDLTRGKVEVKAFVTQDIPLYHNLEMKHLPGADPELVLLSHRYEELERIPLSDMTREEINQLVQELGFYRKETPDAPVPEEFQFAPAKPLPTLLLPQAPTAHGKTPPKRDKDEHPDL
- the SELENOM gene encoding selenoprotein M isoform X1 produces the protein MRALPSGPCLWLLLVVALAVGGGSEHPRLRRAVLRDLTRGKVETCGGURLNRLREVKAFVTQDIPLYHNLEMKHLPGADPELVLLSHRYEELERIPLSDMTREEINQLVQELGFYRKETPDAPVPEEFQFAPAKPLPTLLLPQAPTAHGKTPPKRDKDEHPDL
- the INPP5J gene encoding phosphatidylinositol 4,5-bisphosphate 5-phosphatase A isoform X3 encodes the protein MDPARRGSADRGPAAGAGCRPGPSRGPGSAARLPPDAGVSAAPFLGSGVPGGRRSSRPDAACDPFGHGCPRRAGTEERPPARTPPEGLPLPALLPPIPGGPPSPAAPGRAAFPAPGSPERREMLPKAESSDHIAAWAGPAMPRAPTLPKAVSSEFLAGGRAGLTPRAEPGELPVLAGPLGRLGPGDVCDPLPDCPDRAPEDGAFRITVVTWNVGTAMPPNDVTSLLHLNTGETNDVDMIAIGLQEVNSKINKRLKDALFTDQWSELFMDVLSPFHFILVSTVRMQGVILLVFAKYYHLPFLQDIQTDCTRTGLGGYWGNKGGVSVRLSIFGHMVCFLNCHLPAHLEKAEQRKEDFATILHMQQFEGPVANGILDHDLVFWFGDLNFRIESLDICFVKYAIDSNVLSQLWEKDQLNIAKSTWPVLRGFQEGPLNFPPTFKFDVGTNKYDSSAKKRKPAWTDRILWKIKPPSKGWGTGGHRPSQGVLSVSQLCYCSHMEYTVSDHKPVAAIFAVQFASKVDKPQVEIYVADEWSRPEQAVVRYKMAVGFHRSSWDWIGLYRVGFRHPKDYVSYVWARSDDGERCLEKQLCAQVMFSEEALPKGNGEYILGYYSNTSSSIAGVTEPFQVLTPALLLCLCKKVNVTPYCSGPPVEGLPV
- the INPP5J gene encoding phosphatidylinositol 4,5-bisphosphate 5-phosphatase A isoform X1, which translates into the protein MDPARRGSADRGPAAGAGCRPGPSRGPGSAARLPPDAGVSAAPFLGSGVPGGRRSSRPDAACDPFGHGCPRRAGTEERPPARTPPEGLPLPALLPPIPGGPPSPAAPGRAAFPAPGSPERREMLPKAESSDHIAAWAGPAMPRAPTLPKAVSSEFLAGGRAGLTPRAEPGELPVLAGPLGRLGPGDVCDPLPDCPDRAPEDGAFRITVVTWNVGTAMPPNDVTSLLHLNTGETNDVDMIAIGLQEVNSKINKRLKDALFTDQWSELFMDVLSPFHFILVSTVRMQGVILLVFAKYYHLPFLQDIQTDCTRTGLGGYWGNKGGVSVRLSIFGHMVCFLNCHLPAHLEKAEQRKEDFATILHMQQFEGPVANGILDHDLVFWFGDLNFRIESLDICFVKYAIDSNVLSQLWEKDQLNIAKSTWPVLRGFQEGPLNFPPTFKFDVGTNKYDSSAKKRKPAWTDRILWKIKPPSKGWGTGGHRPSQGVLSVSQLCYCSHMEYTVSDHKPVAAIFAVQFASKVDKPQVEIYVADEWSRPEQAVVRYKMAVGFHRSSWDWIGLYRVGFRHPKDYVSYVWARSDDGERCLEKQLCAQVMFSEEALPKGNGEYILGYYSNTSSSIAGVTEPFQISLPRSEEGSSSTDSSGSSSEEDDSTLVLLAPKSRSPSPGKMKRHRSRSPSLAKFQGLILRPSSRDRGTSRSPSPQSRRSLPRNIPTIHLPQEELGYHGVKGKELGQAAESLEGSSFYQTVEEQGGLRRVAADSPLARADPRNLGLLPALRLEMIDQALGRRWESADQGYYPCRKMSPTSLPGCGTSPKEGHNPQELDRHSCAMGH